From one Streptomyces sp. CA-210063 genomic stretch:
- a CDS encoding SDR family NAD(P)-dependent oxidoreductase, with protein MDSLDGLTCTVVIRGSDPVLRDHRVHGTRILPGVSFLDIILRVVRARGADPGGVELRRVLFRNPVAAGPDFDTELTLRFARDDGHFRVSVTGTRRPSGQSEPVLDCQLYLGLPFPQRRRDLEALRAAARQTVDMADLYTTVRATGIEHGEFMRALGTLHAGPDELLADLSLSAQAAEYAEYFHLHPAALDSSTLLPTQFAEAVPGDEARPYIPMLIESVRAVGPLGSQTLVHAAPPRPAGPDGDLTTCDLEFHAPDGTVVAWLHGLTSKRIRDAAAITRLEARPPAAQDTDRIVRELIEARTGRADFDETAGFYELGLDSTALLGIAADLERVFGVDFSPTLLFEHNTFTLLADHLRQYEVVAAPPAEPVTETTAETTTTADTEVPAEVVWFEAHWHTAALPPPGAPATHWVTTGVHNRAHWPSALADTAAAGVLWQPSDPADLTGEAVALSEFLAAAIRAGRSTLRLVCHVEDDDAPVTAVAGLFRTAVRENPGIRAAVVRSPRRADALAELAAGAPDVEVRYAHGTRQIRLARPMPTPTDRASLRERGVYLITGGLGGVGLALARHLARSVHARLVLGGRTPADPSVTAELTALGAEVVTAVMDVTRADDVDRAVRTAVDRFGVLHGVVHAAGVLRDGLLTGKKADDVRAVLAPKVDGARHLEAATRRLSLDFLVLCSSTAGTWGNPGQADYACANAYLDLFAGTRRDIVSVGWPAWAEGGMPVDDAALRRMGLRGMETPAAVDVLLAAVGSGRSHVVVLNGDAARITAEFTPPEADREPVGTDDDAIAVVGISGRYPMARDLDEFWANLRDGRDCISTVPADRWDHAAIYSEDRRTPGRSYGKWGGFISGVDEFDAGFFHISPNEAAVLDPQERLFLQEAWHAFEEAGHAPSAWRGRSVGVFAGVMYNQYQLYGVGAEPGPVPSSFSASIANRVSYFLDLRGPSIALDSMCSSSLTALHLAVEAIRRGECEAALAGGVNLAVHPNKYLLLSQSSFLATDGRCRAFGEGGDGYVPGEGVGVVLLRPLRDALRDGDHVHAVIRGTAVNHGGRTAGFSVPNPASQAALIAGSLRRAAVDPAHLGYLEAHGTGTSLGDPIEVAALEDAFDRIGAGPGPWPIGSVKSNIGHLESAAGVAALTKVVLQLRHRELVPSLHANPLSSAVRWETARFRVQRERAPWPGRADAPRTAAISSFGAGGANAHVVLAEWPTPPAVPEPAEPRLFVVSARDTARLDESMARLVTHLEGAGGDVAAVVTALLTEVGATAARPDEPFAELGLDFPQLADLAHRVQAVFGTRPAIDGETTADGLAAALTTAAVAVDPAALAYTLWSGREHLDERLAIVATTTAELLTALRTGVGCHRGRRRKPAAAVTGDDLDALAAAWVTGAEITPPMPARARRLSLPGYPFARDRHWVTTGTDPDRARADLVELPGGHVLSARVSRDGHGWLADHAVDGTTLVPGTFFADLALQAGALLGRPVVAELVIEAPLPFGDADLRLTAAQPGDDGRCAFEVHARAAGEPGWTRHATGALAPAGGVAAEPPPLPGDAEELDLTGFYDRLPGYGPAFQGLRRAWRAGDTVYADVTVPGGDVGPYAVHPVLLDAALHAVALGGFVPGGRVHLPFAWSAIRVAASGAVAARACVAPVRPGVVSVRLTDAVGGLVASVDAVTLRPAGASADPLHHVDWVPLDDIGPGSPGRYAVVGPDRDGIGAALTAAGVTVTRADTPTALTEPAEVVIVPVAATGTAASAAFELTRDVLSQARHWLAETRFGGARLVFVATDPGPATAAAWGLLRSAQSEHPGRFGLVELSGTDAAQILPRALATGEPQLAVRDGRVLAARLVRAPATEAPPPRRPGTLLVTGGSGGLATPVVRHLVAAHGFTDVLLVSRSGRVPAGLSGLNARIEPVACDVGDRDALAALLAGRTIGTVVHAAGVLDDGVVTALDTGRLETVWRAKADGAHHLHELLPEAELVLFSSAAGVLGGPGQGNYAAANAYLDALARHRVAAGGRAVSVAWGPWDLDDGMTADRERLARAGLAPLTVEAGLRLLDAALAGTEPEVVALRWGPDTPAVVPPILRGLVSAAPAVVADPGLAGLGSAELRASLSGLVRGEAAAVLGYAGAAAIDPGRSFQELGFDSLSSVEFRNRLGAALGLTLEATLVFDHPTPGDLVEHLAGRFDGDTGGADDLPALFADFDRLAAGLTGAATDEVFRGRVVQRVRELLTALSPETAEAPLDVFATATDDEVFALIDAELGSPIPGQEDR; from the coding sequence ATGGACTCCTTGGACGGGCTGACCTGTACCGTCGTGATCCGGGGCAGCGACCCCGTGCTGCGCGACCACCGTGTGCACGGCACCCGGATCCTGCCCGGGGTGTCGTTTCTCGACATCATCCTGCGGGTGGTGCGAGCCCGGGGCGCCGATCCCGGCGGTGTCGAGCTGCGCCGCGTGCTGTTCCGCAACCCGGTCGCCGCCGGGCCGGACTTCGACACCGAGCTGACGCTGCGCTTCGCCCGCGACGACGGGCACTTCCGGGTGTCGGTCACCGGCACCCGCCGCCCCTCCGGGCAGAGCGAACCGGTCCTGGACTGCCAGCTGTACCTGGGCCTGCCGTTTCCGCAGCGTCGGCGGGACCTGGAGGCCCTGCGCGCCGCCGCACGGCAGACCGTCGACATGGCCGACCTGTACACGACGGTCCGCGCGACCGGTATCGAGCACGGCGAGTTCATGCGGGCTCTCGGCACCCTGCACGCCGGGCCGGACGAACTGCTCGCGGACCTCTCGCTGAGCGCCCAGGCCGCCGAGTACGCCGAGTACTTCCACCTCCATCCCGCCGCGCTGGACTCCTCGACGCTGCTGCCCACCCAGTTCGCCGAGGCCGTACCGGGCGACGAGGCCCGCCCGTACATCCCGATGCTGATCGAATCGGTGCGGGCCGTGGGACCGCTGGGCTCGCAGACCCTGGTGCACGCCGCCCCGCCGCGCCCGGCCGGGCCCGACGGCGACCTGACCACGTGTGACCTGGAGTTCCACGCCCCGGACGGGACCGTCGTCGCCTGGCTGCACGGCCTGACCTCCAAACGGATCCGGGACGCCGCGGCGATCACCCGCCTTGAGGCACGCCCCCCGGCGGCGCAGGACACCGACCGGATCGTCCGTGAGCTGATCGAGGCGAGGACCGGCCGCGCCGACTTCGACGAGACAGCCGGGTTCTACGAGCTCGGCCTGGACTCGACGGCGCTGCTGGGGATCGCCGCCGACCTGGAACGGGTCTTCGGCGTCGACTTCTCCCCGACCCTGCTGTTCGAGCACAACACGTTCACCCTGCTGGCCGACCACCTACGGCAGTACGAGGTCGTGGCGGCCCCGCCCGCGGAACCGGTGACCGAGACGACCGCCGAGACCACGACGACCGCCGACACCGAGGTGCCCGCCGAGGTGGTGTGGTTCGAGGCGCACTGGCACACGGCCGCGCTGCCGCCGCCCGGAGCGCCTGCGACGCACTGGGTCACGACCGGCGTGCACAACCGGGCGCACTGGCCGTCCGCGCTCGCGGACACCGCCGCGGCCGGTGTGCTGTGGCAGCCCTCCGATCCGGCCGACCTCACCGGTGAGGCGGTCGCGCTGAGCGAGTTCCTGGCAGCCGCGATCCGCGCGGGGCGGAGCACCCTGCGGCTGGTCTGCCACGTCGAGGACGACGACGCGCCGGTCACCGCTGTCGCGGGCCTGTTCCGCACCGCGGTGCGGGAGAACCCGGGCATACGGGCCGCGGTGGTCCGTTCGCCACGCCGGGCCGACGCGCTGGCCGAGCTGGCCGCCGGGGCACCGGACGTGGAGGTGCGCTACGCGCACGGCACCCGCCAGATCCGGCTCGCCCGGCCCATGCCGACACCGACGGACAGGGCGTCGCTGCGAGAGCGCGGCGTCTACCTGATCACCGGAGGGCTCGGCGGGGTCGGGCTGGCCCTGGCCCGGCATCTGGCCCGGTCGGTACACGCCCGGCTCGTCCTGGGCGGCCGCACCCCGGCCGATCCGTCCGTGACCGCCGAGCTGACGGCCCTCGGCGCCGAGGTGGTCACCGCGGTGATGGACGTGACCCGCGCGGACGACGTGGACCGCGCGGTGCGCACCGCGGTGGACCGCTTCGGAGTGCTGCACGGGGTGGTGCACGCCGCCGGCGTGCTGCGTGACGGGTTGCTGACGGGGAAGAAAGCCGATGACGTACGGGCGGTGCTCGCCCCCAAGGTCGACGGCGCCCGTCACCTCGAGGCGGCCACCCGGCGCCTGAGCCTGGACTTCCTGGTGCTCTGCTCGTCCACCGCCGGCACCTGGGGCAATCCGGGTCAGGCCGACTACGCGTGTGCGAACGCGTACCTGGACCTGTTCGCCGGCACCCGCCGCGACATCGTGTCGGTGGGCTGGCCGGCCTGGGCGGAAGGCGGCATGCCGGTCGATGACGCCGCGTTGCGCCGGATGGGCCTGCGGGGGATGGAGACCCCGGCCGCCGTCGACGTGCTGCTGGCCGCCGTGGGCAGCGGCCGCTCCCACGTCGTGGTCCTGAACGGGGACGCGGCCCGGATCACGGCCGAGTTCACTCCGCCGGAGGCGGACCGCGAGCCGGTCGGCACTGACGACGACGCGATCGCCGTAGTGGGCATCAGCGGCCGCTACCCGATGGCCCGCGACCTCGACGAGTTCTGGGCGAACCTGCGCGACGGCCGTGACTGCATCAGCACGGTGCCGGCCGACCGCTGGGACCACGCGGCGATCTACTCCGAAGACCGCCGGACGCCGGGACGCTCGTACGGCAAATGGGGCGGGTTCATTTCGGGGGTGGACGAATTCGACGCGGGGTTCTTCCACATCTCGCCGAACGAGGCGGCCGTGCTGGACCCGCAGGAGCGGCTGTTCCTGCAGGAGGCGTGGCACGCGTTCGAGGAGGCCGGCCATGCGCCGTCGGCCTGGCGCGGCCGGTCCGTCGGCGTGTTCGCCGGGGTGATGTACAACCAGTACCAGCTGTACGGCGTCGGCGCGGAGCCGGGCCCGGTGCCCTCGTCGTTCAGCGCGTCGATCGCCAACCGGGTGTCGTACTTCCTGGACCTCCGCGGACCGAGCATCGCCCTGGACAGCATGTGCTCGTCCTCGCTGACCGCGCTGCACCTGGCCGTCGAGGCCATCCGCCGGGGGGAGTGCGAGGCGGCCCTGGCCGGTGGCGTCAACCTGGCCGTGCACCCGAACAAGTACCTCCTGCTGAGCCAGTCCTCCTTCCTGGCCACCGACGGGCGTTGCCGCGCCTTCGGCGAGGGCGGGGACGGCTACGTGCCCGGCGAGGGCGTCGGCGTGGTGCTGCTGCGCCCGCTGCGGGACGCGCTGCGCGACGGCGACCATGTGCACGCCGTCATCCGCGGTACCGCGGTCAACCACGGCGGCCGTACCGCCGGATTCTCCGTGCCGAACCCGGCATCGCAGGCCGCCCTGATCGCCGGGTCGCTGCGGCGCGCCGCGGTCGACCCCGCCCACCTCGGCTACCTGGAGGCGCACGGCACCGGCACCAGCCTCGGTGACCCGATCGAGGTCGCCGCGCTGGAGGACGCCTTCGACCGGATCGGCGCCGGCCCGGGCCCCTGGCCGATCGGGTCGGTCAAGTCGAACATCGGGCACCTGGAGTCCGCGGCCGGCGTCGCGGCGCTCACCAAGGTCGTACTCCAACTGCGCCATCGGGAACTCGTCCCGTCCCTGCACGCCAACCCGCTGTCCAGCGCGGTGCGGTGGGAGACCGCCCGGTTCCGGGTGCAGCGCGAACGGGCGCCGTGGCCGGGACGCGCGGACGCGCCGCGGACCGCGGCGATCAGCTCTTTCGGTGCCGGCGGGGCCAACGCGCACGTCGTCCTCGCCGAGTGGCCGACGCCGCCGGCCGTGCCGGAACCGGCCGAGCCGCGGCTGTTCGTGGTGTCCGCCCGGGACACCGCCCGCCTCGACGAGAGCATGGCCCGGCTGGTGACCCACTTGGAGGGCGCCGGCGGAGATGTGGCCGCGGTCGTGACCGCGCTGCTGACCGAGGTCGGTGCGACCGCGGCACGGCCCGACGAGCCGTTCGCCGAGCTGGGCTTGGACTTCCCGCAACTGGCCGACCTCGCCCACCGCGTCCAGGCGGTGTTCGGAACCCGCCCGGCGATCGACGGAGAGACCACCGCCGACGGCCTGGCCGCCGCCCTGACCACGGCCGCCGTCGCGGTGGACCCGGCAGCGCTGGCGTACACCCTGTGGTCCGGGCGTGAGCACCTGGACGAGCGGCTCGCCATCGTGGCCACGACCACCGCCGAACTCCTGACGGCGCTGCGTACCGGGGTCGGCTGCCATCGGGGCCGCCGGCGGAAACCGGCCGCCGCGGTGACCGGTGACGACCTCGACGCGCTCGCCGCCGCCTGGGTCACCGGGGCCGAGATCACCCCGCCGATGCCGGCGCGAGCGCGCCGACTGTCGCTGCCCGGCTACCCGTTCGCCCGGGACCGGCACTGGGTGACCACCGGCACGGACCCCGACCGGGCGCGGGCCGACCTGGTGGAGCTGCCCGGCGGGCACGTGCTGTCGGCCAGGGTCTCGCGCGACGGCCACGGCTGGCTGGCCGACCACGCCGTCGACGGGACCACGCTGGTGCCCGGCACGTTCTTCGCCGACCTGGCCCTGCAGGCCGGTGCCCTGCTCGGCCGGCCGGTCGTGGCCGAGCTGGTGATCGAGGCGCCGCTGCCGTTCGGCGACGCCGACCTGCGGCTCACCGCGGCACAGCCCGGCGACGACGGGCGGTGCGCCTTCGAGGTGCACGCTCGCGCCGCCGGAGAACCGGGCTGGACCCGGCACGCGACGGGCGCGCTCGCCCCCGCAGGTGGCGTCGCGGCCGAGCCGCCACCGCTGCCCGGCGACGCCGAGGAACTCGACCTCACCGGCTTCTACGACCGGCTGCCCGGCTACGGTCCCGCCTTCCAGGGGCTGCGCCGCGCCTGGCGGGCCGGCGACACCGTGTATGCGGACGTCACCGTGCCCGGAGGTGACGTCGGCCCGTACGCCGTGCACCCGGTTCTTCTCGACGCGGCGCTGCACGCGGTGGCTCTCGGCGGATTCGTCCCCGGCGGCCGGGTCCACCTGCCGTTCGCCTGGTCCGCGATCCGGGTCGCGGCGAGCGGCGCGGTCGCTGCGAGGGCCTGCGTCGCCCCGGTCCGGCCCGGTGTCGTTTCGGTGCGGCTCACCGATGCTGTCGGCGGGCTGGTCGCCTCGGTGGACGCGGTGACCCTGCGCCCTGCCGGAGCCTCGGCCGACCCGCTGCACCACGTCGACTGGGTGCCCCTCGACGACATCGGCCCCGGCTCGCCCGGCCGGTACGCCGTCGTGGGCCCGGACCGGGACGGCATCGGCGCGGCGCTCACCGCCGCGGGCGTGACCGTGACCCGAGCCGACACTCCGACGGCGCTGACCGAACCCGCCGAGGTGGTGATCGTGCCGGTCGCCGCGACGGGGACCGCGGCGTCCGCCGCGTTCGAGCTGACCCGTGACGTCCTCTCCCAGGCCCGGCACTGGCTCGCCGAGACCCGCTTCGGCGGCGCCCGCCTGGTCTTCGTCGCCACCGATCCGGGCCCGGCCACGGCCGCCGCATGGGGGCTGCTGCGCTCGGCGCAGTCCGAGCACCCCGGCCGCTTCGGTCTCGTCGAGCTGTCCGGGACGGACGCGGCGCAGATCCTGCCGCGCGCCCTGGCCACCGGCGAGCCGCAGCTGGCGGTCCGCGACGGGCGGGTGCTGGCGGCCCGCCTGGTGCGCGCCCCGGCCACCGAGGCGCCGCCGCCGCGCCGGCCGGGCACACTGCTCGTCACCGGCGGCAGCGGTGGCCTCGCCACCCCGGTGGTACGTCACCTGGTCGCCGCACACGGATTCACCGACGTGCTCCTGGTCAGCCGTAGCGGGCGCGTCCCCGCCGGCCTCTCCGGGCTGAACGCGCGGATCGAGCCGGTCGCCTGCGACGTCGGTGACCGGGATGCGCTGGCCGCGCTGCTGGCCGGCCGGACGATCGGCACCGTGGTGCACGCCGCCGGGGTGCTCGACGACGGTGTGGTGACCGCGCTGGACACCGGCCGACTGGAGACCGTGTGGCGGGCCAAGGCCGATGGCGCCCACCACCTCCACGAGCTGTTGCCCGAGGCCGAGCTGGTGCTCTTCTCCTCGGCGGCCGGCGTGCTCGGCGGGCCCGGCCAGGGCAACTATGCCGCGGCCAACGCGTATCTGGACGCGCTGGCCCGGCACCGGGTCGCGGCAGGTGGCCGGGCGGTCTCGGTGGCCTGGGGGCCGTGGGACCTCGACGACGGTATGACCGCCGACCGCGAACGGCTGGCCCGCGCCGGCCTCGCACCGCTGACGGTCGAGGCGGGACTGCGCCTGCTGGACGCCGCCCTGGCCGGTACGGAACCGGAGGTGGTCGCGCTGCGGTGGGGCCCGGACACCCCGGCGGTCGTGCCCCCGATACTGCGCGGCCTGGTGAGCGCCGCACCGGCCGTCGTCGCCGACCCGGGCCTGGCCGGGCTGGGATCCGCGGAGCTGCGCGCCAGCCTCTCCGGCCTCGTCCGCGGCGAGGCCGCGGCCGTGCTCGGCTACGCCGGTGCCGCCGCGATCGACCCGGGGCGCTCCTTCCAGGAGCTGGGTTTCGACTCGCTGAGCTCGGTGGAGTTCCGCAACCGCCTCGGCGCGGCGCTCGGCCTGACGCTGGAGGCGACCCTCGTCTTCGACCATCCCACCCCCGGCGACCTGGTGGAGCACCTCGCCGGGCGGTTCGACGGCGACACCGGCGGGGCCGACGACCTGCCGGCGCTGTTCGCCGACTTCGACCGCCTCGCCGCCGGCCTGACCGGGGCGGCCACCGACGAGGTGTTCCGCGGCCGGGTGGTGCAACGGGTGCGTGAGCTGCTCACCGCCCTGAGCCCGGAGACCGCCGAGGCGCCCCTGGACGTGTTCGCCACCGCCACCGACGACGAGGTGTTCGCCCTGATCGACGCCGAGCTCGGCAGCCCCATTCCGGGTCAGGAGGACCGATGA